A region of Etheostoma cragini isolate CJK2018 chromosome 2, CSU_Ecrag_1.0, whole genome shotgun sequence DNA encodes the following proteins:
- the myoz2b gene encoding myozenin-2b isoform X2, whose product MDLGKKHSTPKDIMLEELSLLSNRGSRLFKMRQRRSEKYTFESIQNEANTQLNNDILSKNTHTVEIKVDAPADGNTANPEITVSDMTAENATAMPKSYHSPWDQAILSNPDLAETLKLTMSAPYPQPDLPEYKSFNRVATPFGGFEKAPRGITFKLPEVDLNPPMYPELQQPGIKRPTFNRTAQGWISEGTHFILPTVTLEPKNIPESDDL is encoded by the exons ATGGATCTCGGAAAGAAGCACAGCACTCCTAAAGACATTATGTTGGAGGAGTTATCATTGCTTTCCAACAGAGGTTCCCGGCTTTTCAAAATGCGCCAGAGGAGATctgaaaaatatacatttgaaaGTATCCAAAATGAGGCAAACACACAGCTAAAT AATGATATTTTATCTAAGAATACACACACTGTGGAAATTAAAGTGGATGCACCAGCTGATGGCAACACTGCTAATCCAGAAATCACTGTTTCAG ACATGACTGCAGAGAACGCCACAGCTATGCCCAAGTCCTACCACTCTCCATGGGATCAGGCAATCCTCAGTAACCCCGACCTAGCAGAAACTCTCAAACTGACCATGTCAGCACCATACCCACAACCAGACCTTCCTGAGTACAAAAGCTTTAACCG GGTTGCAACTCCTTTTGGGGGCTTTGAAAAAGCTCCCAGAGGAATCACATTCAAGCTCCCCGAGGTGGACCTGAACCCGCCCATGTACCCAGAGCTGCAACAGCCGGGGATAAAGCGGCCCACTTTCAACAGGACGGCCCAGGGGTGGATATCTGAGGGCACCCATTTTATCCTACCCACTGTTACCCTGGAGCCCAAAAATATTCCAGAGTCTGATGACCTGTAG
- the myoz2b gene encoding myozenin-2b isoform X1 — translation MSQFCTMPTGERKKCAAAICREVHGTNGDVMDLGKKHSTPKDIMLEELSLLSNRGSRLFKMRQRRSEKYTFESIQNEANTQLNNDILSKNTHTVEIKVDAPADGNTANPEITVSDMTAENATAMPKSYHSPWDQAILSNPDLAETLKLTMSAPYPQPDLPEYKSFNRVATPFGGFEKAPRGITFKLPEVDLNPPMYPELQQPGIKRPTFNRTAQGWISEGTHFILPTVTLEPKNIPESDDL, via the exons ATGTCACAATTCTGTACAATGCCAactggagagaggaagaagtgtGCAGCAGCTATTTGCCGAGAGGTCCATGGTACCAATG ggGACGTAATGGATCTCGGAAAGAAGCACAGCACTCCTAAAGACATTATGTTGGAGGAGTTATCATTGCTTTCCAACAGAGGTTCCCGGCTTTTCAAAATGCGCCAGAGGAGATctgaaaaatatacatttgaaaGTATCCAAAATGAGGCAAACACACAGCTAAAT AATGATATTTTATCTAAGAATACACACACTGTGGAAATTAAAGTGGATGCACCAGCTGATGGCAACACTGCTAATCCAGAAATCACTGTTTCAG ACATGACTGCAGAGAACGCCACAGCTATGCCCAAGTCCTACCACTCTCCATGGGATCAGGCAATCCTCAGTAACCCCGACCTAGCAGAAACTCTCAAACTGACCATGTCAGCACCATACCCACAACCAGACCTTCCTGAGTACAAAAGCTTTAACCG GGTTGCAACTCCTTTTGGGGGCTTTGAAAAAGCTCCCAGAGGAATCACATTCAAGCTCCCCGAGGTGGACCTGAACCCGCCCATGTACCCAGAGCTGCAACAGCCGGGGATAAAGCGGCCCACTTTCAACAGGACGGCCCAGGGGTGGATATCTGAGGGCACCCATTTTATCCTACCCACTGTTACCCTGGAGCCCAAAAATATTCCAGAGTCTGATGACCTGTAG
- the synpo2b gene encoding synaptopodin-2 isoform X1, with translation MEPEAEDPDNNDNLVPWSGSDGSRELCESYNEDDAIDAEYPLDPLPAHIPMSESPESLQSQDWESAGEQYSLPELSGSEENVSYQEEDDDLSELRESITESPHFEPSPTSQSQHRQHPESEPHAGQISRLHSRSSSSSLGCAADMTLALTLTTEKPLGASNRQGPGTRNRRVESSEEGGSCEAPPASIFFGISDEVAEQAEKWNSEANTDLCRPDRHRARSTQLNHNESQSERNVKETKSKCKQIARLLTDAPNPRNKGALLFEKRRQRVKKYTLVSYGTGENKLDSKGQIEEETEVRSAGYNFVATSESDLEEEYCVHHQQRNFNLNWERVGEMEALPETKGKGVMMFAQRRKRMDDIVSEHEELRNKGLPVETLTEPERTEVQNMYDTEEMYVFTDQANYMDANLQQHVEQQPSLQQMHHLSNVPKPLVPNRTAKPFLGFHVSTTVPALPGGVPSMTKKHEPRFRVPVPINTHPQVWSPTGDIIASRDERISVPAIKTGILPESKRKATNKQLSMLAQGSHLHLQNKGERRSYIETEEDCFSLGAEACNFMQPRTIKLKNPPPVAPKPTINPSCPPWMGRRPSGEPCIPPRSPVSQPSQSPVMTDSQHYLQQQDWAQPQQMGNHWAPNQTQATLQTPANAWVPVNSSQLHLQPTTNSWSQQLSQSPVSMQARSPTHSPHHTPSPSRNKLDSAPNSVASYPPQAEKTNTYATKASQASPDGRVSGRGIVRAHDGPTMAGKGAELFAKRQSRMEKFVVDAETVQANKTRSPSPTLSLPNSYRYSSIVRAPPPLSYNPLLAPFYPPSAAKQTPSTSPKIKPKTKAKPKAAPKHLNPLDIMKHQPYQLDASLFKYNAVPEGKSPSPKPTPASKFEVIKNLKHRSDPSHSPTNASELVVQSKADVPSKSPVSGFGRSHSLSLPKRLNSVPSPRVVSPASTLGIQSSFLPAQRQTSFQEKAYKPLSPWDAASRSPIGSVDDAFVFQSLPSSVASNVKATAHRRSLPEPPDEWKRRVSLDPAAVSMAHYHAAPAFQAPFMSRTFSPEKPAFYGPPFRPAQPLGPDSRASIGYMVHVSSPTKYSPLHSAVQRS, from the exons ATGGAACCAGAAGCTGAAGACCCAGACAACAATGATAACTTGGTCCCTTGGTCAGGTTCAGATGGTTCGCGGGAACTTTGTGAGTCTTACAATGAAGATGATGCCATTGATGCAGAGTACCCTTTAGACCCTCTACCTGCTCACATCCCAATGTCAGAGTCCCCAGAAAGCCTTCAGTCACAAGACTGGGAGTCTGCAGGTGAGCAATATTCCTTGCCTGAACTCAGCGGAAgtgaagaaaatgtttcataCCAAGAAGAGGATGATGACCTTAGTGAATTAAGAGAGTCCATTACAGAGTCTCCTCACTTCGAACCCTCACCAACATCACAGTCACAACACCGACAGCACCCTGAGTCAGAGCCTCACGCCGGCCAGATATCAAGGCTGCATTCCCGgtcatcttcctcctctcttggTTGTGCAGCTGATATGACCCTGGCCTTGACCCTGACCACAGAGAAGCCTCTGGGAGCCAGTAATAGGCAGGGCCCAGGGACTAGGAACAGGAGGGTTGAATCATCAGAGGAAGGAGGGAGTTGTGAAGCACCTCCTGCTTCTATCTTCTTTGGAATTTCAGACGAAGTTGCTGAGCAGGCAGAGAAGTGGAACTCGGAGGCTAACACAGATCTGTGCAGACCGGACAGACACAGGGCAAGGTCCACAC aGCTCAATCACAACGAGAGCCAATCAGAAAGAAACGTCAAGGAGACTAAGTCCAAATGTAAGCAAATTGCTCGGCTTCTAACAGATGCACCCAACCCTCGAAATAAGGGAGCCTTGCTGTTTGAAAAACGCCGCCAGAGGGTCAAGAAGTATACACTTGTGAGTTACGGGACTGGTGAGAACAAGCTTGACAGCAAAGGCCAAATAGAGGAGGAAACTGAAGTCCGATCAGCTGGTTATAACTTTGTTGCAACAAGTGAATCTGACTTAGAAGAGGAGTATTGTGTTCATCACCAGCAGCGAAATTTCAATCTGAATTGGGAAAGAGTTGGAGAAATGGAAGCACTAccagaaacaaaaggaaagggTGTCATGATGTTTGCTCAACGCCGCAAACGGATGGATGACATTGTGTCAGAGCATGAAGAACTGAGGAATAAAGGATTACCTGTGGAGACATTAACAGAGCCTGAACGTACAGAAGTTCAGAATATGTATGACACTGAGGAAATGTACGTGTTTACTGATCAGGCCAACTACATGGATGCAAATCTCCAGCAGCATGTAGAACAACAACCGAGTCTTCAACAGATGCACCACCTGTCCAATGTGCCAAAACCCTTGGTGCCAAACAGAACTGCGAAGCCTTTCCTTGGATTTCACGTCAGCACAACTGTTCCTGCCTTGCCCGGTGGCGTTCCTTCAATGACAAAGAAGCACGAACCGAGATTTAGAGTACCTGTTCCTATTAACACTCACCCGCAAGTTTGGTCCCCAACTGGAGACATTATAGCCTCAAGAGATGAGCGAATATCTGTACCAGCGATAAAGACGGGCATCCTACCAGAGTCTAAAAGGAAAGCCACTAATAAACAGCTATCCATGCTTGCACAAGGATCACATCTTCACCTTCAAAACAAAGGTGAAAGGAGGTCTTATATTGAGACAGAGGAAGACTGTTTTAGTCTAGGTGCTGAAGCTTGTAACTTTATGCAACCCAGAACAATAAAACTCAAGAATCCCCCTCCAGTTGCCCCAAAACCTACAATTAACCCATCCTGCCCACCTTGGATGGGAAGGCGCCCCTCTGGCGAGCCCTGTATTCCACCAAGAAGTCCGGTTTCACAACCTTCTCAAAGTCCTGTCATGACTGATAGTCAGCATTACTTACAGCAGCAAGATTGGGCGCAGCCTCAACAGATGGGAAACCACTGGGCACCAAATCAAACTCAGGCAACACTTCAAACACCTGCCAATGCCTGGGTTCCTGTCAACTCTTCTCAGCTTCATCTTCAGCCAACCACAAATAGCTGGAGTCAACAGCTGTCACAATCCCCTGTGAGTATGCAGGCCCGCAGTCCTACTCACAGCCCACATCACACACCTTCACCCTCAAGGAATAAGTTGGACAGTGCTCCAAACTCGGTTGCCTCTTACCCTCCACAAGCAGAGAAGACAAACACCTATGCAACAAAAGCATCACAGGCTTCTCCAGACGGTCGAGTCTCAGGCAGAGGTATTGTTCGGGCGCATGATGGTCCAACCATGGCAGGAAAAGGTGCAGAATTATTTGCCAAAAGACAGTCCCGTATGGAGAAGTTTGTTGTTGATGCTGAAACGGTGCAAGCTAACAAAACAAGATCCCCCTCCCCCACATTGTCACTCCCCAACTCCTATAGGTATTCTTCCATTGTTCGTGCCCCGCCTCCTTTATCATATAATCCTCTTCTTGCTCCTTTCTACCCTCCATCAGCAGCCAAGCAAACCCCTTCCACAAGCCCCAAAATCAAGCCTAAGACCAAAGCCAAACCTAAAGCAGCCCCAAAGCACCTCAACCCCTTAGATATTATGAAACATCAGCCGTATCAGTTGGACGCGTCACTGTTCAAGTATAATGCAGTCCCTGAGGGCAAAAGCCCCAGCCCCAAACCAACTCCAGCATCGAAGTTTGAAGTTATCAAAAACCTTAAACATAGATCAGACCCTTCTCATTCTCCTACTAATGCCTCTGAGCTTGTTGTTCAGAGCAAGGCAGATGTCCCCTCTAAGTCTCCTGTATCG GGATTTGGTAGAAGCCACTCCCTGAGTCTGCCCAAGCGACTGAATTCGGTGCCTTCTCCCAGAGTTGTGTCACCAGCGAGCACACTTGGAATCCAGTCTTCATTTTTACCCGCACAGAGACAAACATCATTTCAAGAAAAGGCCTACAAGCCACTGTCACCGTGGGATGCAGCATCCAGAAGCCCCATTGGTTCAGTGGATGATgcctttgtgtttcagagccTCCCTTCATCTGTTGCCTCTAATGTCAAAGCCACAGCGCACCGCAGATCTCTGCCAGAGCCTCCAGATGAATGGAAGCGCAGGGTGTCTCTTGATCCTGCAGCTGTCAGTATGGCTCATTATCATGCGGCCCCAGCTTTTCAGGCACCGTTCATGAGCAGGACATTTTCACCTGAGAAACCAGCCTTCTATGGGCCTCCCTTCAGACCTGCCCAGCCTCTGGGGCCTGACAGCAGGGCCAGTATTGGATACATGGTGCATGTCTCCAGTCCAACAAAGTACTCTCCCTTGCATAGTGCAGTCCAGAGAAGTTAA
- the synpo2b gene encoding synaptopodin-2 isoform X2: protein MEPEAEDPDNNDNLVPWSGSDGSRELCESYNEDDAIDAEYPLDPLPAHIPMSESPESLQSQDWESAGEQYSLPELSGSEENVSYQEEDDDLSELRESITESPHFEPSPTSQSQHRQHPESEPHAGQISRLHSRSSSSSLGCAADMTLALTLTTEKPLGASNRQGPGTRNRRVESSEEGGSCEAPPASIFFGISDEVAEQAEKWNSEANTDLCRPDRHRARSTQLNHNESQSERNVKETKSKCKQIARLLTDAPNPRNKGALLFEKRRQRVKKYTLVSYGTGENKLDSKGQIEEETEVRSAGYNFVATSESDLEEEYCVHHQQRNFNLNWERVGEMEALPETKGKGVMMFAQRRKRMDDIVSEHEELRNKGLPVETLTEPERTEVQNMYDTEEMYVFTDQANYMDANLQQHVEQQPSLQQMHHLSNVPKPLVPNRTAKPFLGFHVSTTVPALPGGVPSMTKKHEPRFRVPVPINTHPQVWSPTGDIIASRDERISVPAIKTGILPESKRKATNKQLSMLAQGSHLHLQNKGERRSYIETEEDCFSLGAEACNFMQPRTIKLKNPPPVAPKPTINPSCPPWMGRRPSGEPCIPPRSPVSQPSQSPVMTDSQHYLQQQDWAQPQQMGNHWAPNQTQATLQTPANAWVPVNSSQLHLQPTTNSWSQQLSQSPVSMQARSPTHSPHHTPSPSRNKLDSAPNSVASYPPQAEKTNTYATKASQASPDGRVSGRGIVRAHDGPTMAGKGAELFAKRQSRMEKFVVDAETVQANKTRSPSPTLSLPNSYRYSSIVRAPPPLSYNPLLAPFYPPSAAKQTPSTSPKIKPKTKAKPKAAPKHLNPLDIMKHQPYQLDASLFKYNAVPEGKSPSPKPTPASKFEVIKNLKHRSDPSHSPTNASELVVQSKADVPSKSPVSVSSQNSSVRQNTRSAKPLATEKRLDAKHAVTPATHHITNKQAPSARPASASSQHSSIGDSIASAFSPASLISRGARQMAPRPKFSAKKPMVTGKQWKPVTMLH from the exons ATGGAACCAGAAGCTGAAGACCCAGACAACAATGATAACTTGGTCCCTTGGTCAGGTTCAGATGGTTCGCGGGAACTTTGTGAGTCTTACAATGAAGATGATGCCATTGATGCAGAGTACCCTTTAGACCCTCTACCTGCTCACATCCCAATGTCAGAGTCCCCAGAAAGCCTTCAGTCACAAGACTGGGAGTCTGCAGGTGAGCAATATTCCTTGCCTGAACTCAGCGGAAgtgaagaaaatgtttcataCCAAGAAGAGGATGATGACCTTAGTGAATTAAGAGAGTCCATTACAGAGTCTCCTCACTTCGAACCCTCACCAACATCACAGTCACAACACCGACAGCACCCTGAGTCAGAGCCTCACGCCGGCCAGATATCAAGGCTGCATTCCCGgtcatcttcctcctctcttggTTGTGCAGCTGATATGACCCTGGCCTTGACCCTGACCACAGAGAAGCCTCTGGGAGCCAGTAATAGGCAGGGCCCAGGGACTAGGAACAGGAGGGTTGAATCATCAGAGGAAGGAGGGAGTTGTGAAGCACCTCCTGCTTCTATCTTCTTTGGAATTTCAGACGAAGTTGCTGAGCAGGCAGAGAAGTGGAACTCGGAGGCTAACACAGATCTGTGCAGACCGGACAGACACAGGGCAAGGTCCACAC aGCTCAATCACAACGAGAGCCAATCAGAAAGAAACGTCAAGGAGACTAAGTCCAAATGTAAGCAAATTGCTCGGCTTCTAACAGATGCACCCAACCCTCGAAATAAGGGAGCCTTGCTGTTTGAAAAACGCCGCCAGAGGGTCAAGAAGTATACACTTGTGAGTTACGGGACTGGTGAGAACAAGCTTGACAGCAAAGGCCAAATAGAGGAGGAAACTGAAGTCCGATCAGCTGGTTATAACTTTGTTGCAACAAGTGAATCTGACTTAGAAGAGGAGTATTGTGTTCATCACCAGCAGCGAAATTTCAATCTGAATTGGGAAAGAGTTGGAGAAATGGAAGCACTAccagaaacaaaaggaaagggTGTCATGATGTTTGCTCAACGCCGCAAACGGATGGATGACATTGTGTCAGAGCATGAAGAACTGAGGAATAAAGGATTACCTGTGGAGACATTAACAGAGCCTGAACGTACAGAAGTTCAGAATATGTATGACACTGAGGAAATGTACGTGTTTACTGATCAGGCCAACTACATGGATGCAAATCTCCAGCAGCATGTAGAACAACAACCGAGTCTTCAACAGATGCACCACCTGTCCAATGTGCCAAAACCCTTGGTGCCAAACAGAACTGCGAAGCCTTTCCTTGGATTTCACGTCAGCACAACTGTTCCTGCCTTGCCCGGTGGCGTTCCTTCAATGACAAAGAAGCACGAACCGAGATTTAGAGTACCTGTTCCTATTAACACTCACCCGCAAGTTTGGTCCCCAACTGGAGACATTATAGCCTCAAGAGATGAGCGAATATCTGTACCAGCGATAAAGACGGGCATCCTACCAGAGTCTAAAAGGAAAGCCACTAATAAACAGCTATCCATGCTTGCACAAGGATCACATCTTCACCTTCAAAACAAAGGTGAAAGGAGGTCTTATATTGAGACAGAGGAAGACTGTTTTAGTCTAGGTGCTGAAGCTTGTAACTTTATGCAACCCAGAACAATAAAACTCAAGAATCCCCCTCCAGTTGCCCCAAAACCTACAATTAACCCATCCTGCCCACCTTGGATGGGAAGGCGCCCCTCTGGCGAGCCCTGTATTCCACCAAGAAGTCCGGTTTCACAACCTTCTCAAAGTCCTGTCATGACTGATAGTCAGCATTACTTACAGCAGCAAGATTGGGCGCAGCCTCAACAGATGGGAAACCACTGGGCACCAAATCAAACTCAGGCAACACTTCAAACACCTGCCAATGCCTGGGTTCCTGTCAACTCTTCTCAGCTTCATCTTCAGCCAACCACAAATAGCTGGAGTCAACAGCTGTCACAATCCCCTGTGAGTATGCAGGCCCGCAGTCCTACTCACAGCCCACATCACACACCTTCACCCTCAAGGAATAAGTTGGACAGTGCTCCAAACTCGGTTGCCTCTTACCCTCCACAAGCAGAGAAGACAAACACCTATGCAACAAAAGCATCACAGGCTTCTCCAGACGGTCGAGTCTCAGGCAGAGGTATTGTTCGGGCGCATGATGGTCCAACCATGGCAGGAAAAGGTGCAGAATTATTTGCCAAAAGACAGTCCCGTATGGAGAAGTTTGTTGTTGATGCTGAAACGGTGCAAGCTAACAAAACAAGATCCCCCTCCCCCACATTGTCACTCCCCAACTCCTATAGGTATTCTTCCATTGTTCGTGCCCCGCCTCCTTTATCATATAATCCTCTTCTTGCTCCTTTCTACCCTCCATCAGCAGCCAAGCAAACCCCTTCCACAAGCCCCAAAATCAAGCCTAAGACCAAAGCCAAACCTAAAGCAGCCCCAAAGCACCTCAACCCCTTAGATATTATGAAACATCAGCCGTATCAGTTGGACGCGTCACTGTTCAAGTATAATGCAGTCCCTGAGGGCAAAAGCCCCAGCCCCAAACCAACTCCAGCATCGAAGTTTGAAGTTATCAAAAACCTTAAACATAGATCAGACCCTTCTCATTCTCCTACTAATGCCTCTGAGCTTGTTGTTCAGAGCAAGGCAGATGTCCCCTCTAAGTCTCCTGTATCGGTAAGTTCCCAAAATTCTTCTGTGCGCCAAAACACAAGATCAGCTAAGCCTCTTGCAACTGAAAAGCGCTTGGATGCAAAGCATGCTGTCACACCTGCAACCCATCATATAACCAACAAGCAAGCACCAAGCGCCCGACCTGCAAGTGCATCCTCGCAGCATTCATCTATTGGTGACAGCATAGCTTCAGCTTTTTCTCCTGCATCTCTTATTAGTAGAGGCGCACGTCAAATGGCACCTCGCCCAAAGTTTTCTGCTAAGAAGCCAATGGTGACAGGCAAACAGTGGAAGCCTGTTACTATGCTTCATTAG
- the LOC117955454 gene encoding solute carrier family 22 member 7-like — protein sequence MKFDNILSEINGFGKFQIKLVLIQMLSRITMPCHFLLNNFMAAVPPHHCNITALDDGDIFRNLTQEQKLAVGVPAEQDGTPSSCQMFSKPQYQHLSGSNNSEDAFTFQCQNGWVYDNSTFKSTLATEWDLVCSRKGMNKATATIFFIGVMLGAPLFGFLSDRFGRRPLLLVSYLSSLTFAVLSAFSTSYVMFVVLRFFTGMSLAGVSIISIVLNVEWFGIEHRTFSGVIISLDWTLGNWILVGMAYSVNQWRLLIVAVTSPLILSIMAWRWLPESARWLLANEKADAAYHYIMQCAKMNNRTKCMATITPTELLASAQSETKDKKYTFVDLFKTPNIRKRSICLGIVWYGVAFTYYGISLNITGFGLNPYLTQFIFASIEMPMKIGVYFFLEKVGRRSGQTGALLLTGLCLFINMFVAKDRWVIRTVVAVLGKSMSEATFTIIFLFTTELYPTVVRQNGLGYTSFMARLGVAISPLIMLLEDVWHLLPTVTFCAMAVGSGLVAYLLPETLNARLPQYIEDIEKPRAESTRNEEIQ from the exons ATGAAATTTGACAACATACTTTCAGAAATTAATGGATTTGGAAAATTCCAAATCAAGCTGGTCTTGATTCAGATGTTATCTCGAATTACTATGCCATGTCATTTCCTGCTGAATAACTTCATGGCAGCTGTTCCCCCTCATCACTGTAACATCACTGCTCTGGATGATGGAGACATCTTCAGGAATTTGACTCAGGAACAGAAACTGGCTGTTGGAGTTCCGGCAGAGCAGGATGGGACTCCGAGCTCctgtcaaatgttttcaaagcCCCAATATCAACATCTGTCAGGCTCAAACAATAGTGAGGATGCATTTACTTTTCAGTGTCAGAATGGATGGGTGTATGACAACAGCACATTCAAATCTACTTTGGCAACTGAG TGGGATCTTGTGTGCAGCAGAAAAGGGATGAACAAGGCAACAGCCACTATTTTCTTCATTGGTGTTATGCTTGGAGCCCCTTTATTTGGGTTTCTCAGTGACAG GTTTGGACGACGGCCGCTGCTGTTGGTGTCTTATTTGTCGTCCCTGACTTTTGCAGTCCTGAGTGCATTCTCTACATCGTATGTTATGTTTGTCGTCTTGAGGTTTTTTACGGGGATGTCACTCGCAGGAGTTAGTATCATCTCTATTGTTCTAA ATGTTGAGTGGTTTGGCAttgaacacaggaccttctcaGGTGTAATTATTAGCCTGGATTGGACACTTGGTAACTGGATTCTGGTTGGAATGGCATACAGTGTTAATCAGTGGAGGCTGCTCATTGTGGCAGTGACCTCACCCTTGATACTGTCCATCATGGCTTGGAG GTGGCTTCCAGAGTCTGCAAGGTGGCTCCTGGCAAATGAGAAGGCAGACGCTGCTTATCATTACATAATGCAATGTGCCAAAATGAACAATAGAACCAAGTGTATGGCCACCATCACACCAACG GAATTATTGGCATCTGCACAGAgtgaaacaaaagacaagaagTATACTTTTGTGGATCTTTTCAAGACCCCAAATATTAGAAAACGTTCTATTTGCTTGGGAATAGTATG GTATGGAGTTGCGTTTACATATTATGGGATAAGTCTAAATATCACTGGGTTTGGACTAAACCCATACCTCACACAATTCATATTTGCATCCATCGAAATGCCAATGAAGATTGGTGTGTACTTCTTCCTGGAGAAAGTCGGCAGAAGGTCTGGCCAGACAGGAGCACTGTTGCTAACTGGTCTCTGTCTCTTCATCAACATGTTTGTTGCAaaag ATAGGTGGGTCATTCGCACTGTTGTGGCTGTCCTTGGAAAATCCATGTCAGAGGCCACATTCACAATCATATTCCTCTTCACAACTGAGCTCTATCCTACAGTTGTACG ACAAAATGGTTTAGGCTACACCTCTTTTATGGCAAGGCTTGGCGTGGCCATATCTCCACTTATCATGCTATTGGAGGACGTGTGGCATCTCCTCCCTACAGTCACTTTTTGCGCAATGGCGGTTGGATCCGGTCTAGTGGCTTACCTCCTGCCTGAAACATTAAATGCCAGACTGCCACAGTACATTGAGGATATTGAGAAACcaag GGCAGAATCAACAAGGAACGAGGAGATTCAATAA